The window ggcagtccccgggttacatacaagatagggtctgcaggtttgttcttaagttgagtttgtatgtaagtcggaactgtatattttatcattgtaatcccagcaagaacttttttggtctctgtgacaattggattttaaatatgttgggttgtcataagaaccgggattaacactaaatcttcattacagacacctgtgataactgttacagctgatcattgtagcctaggactaaagtacagtaacttaccaatatccagaggtccgtttgtaactaggggtcgtatgtaagtcgagtgttcttaagtaggggactgcctgtacttgaatTCTCGCTAGTTGACATTTCCAGTGTAATTTAGTATTAGATGTTCTTTGATTTCATAAATATTCTCTGCCTTAGAAGTTATACCTATCCACACATCATTTTTATGTGCTCCTGTTTGACTTGTAAGGGTTATTAAGTCTATTAGGTTCTATAAAAGAAACCCCCCTGAATTGGATAAGCTTTTGTGCTTGAAAAAAACACTCCCCTGGCTGCTGATTGACAGCTACCTTTCGGGTTGCACAGCCaagccagtcagctgctgggggcggcaTCCAAGAACTCCTTTATACAATTACCCAGTTCTGATAATTGTTGGTTAATTAGGGTTCTGACGCTTCTCCTGCCTTTTGCTATTCTATGTATCTTCGCTTGTCTGCCtattatctgttgttttgtccctctgCATCTTGTCATCTTTCCCGTGCAGTCAGTGTATGGATCGTCAAGCAGAAGTCCCTCACCACTAGGGTTTGCCAGACTTGTTAGCTAGGTGACCTAACTGCATCCCTTTCTCTATCAAAACAGTCCCTGGTTCCTAGGATATTACTAGATAAACCTTTTATGATTTTGGGTCTCGgatctaattattttataatgtctGGAGTATGGATTTGTTAGCTGTTAACTAAATATCCAACTCAAATTCAGCCACAGATTAATTTAAATTGATCTTCTATATGGGAGTTGGGTCTTTCAGAACACAAATCAACTTAgtcatcttacctggcatacagccagatagATCTGAAGGGGGCGAGTCCTGCTCGGCTTGGTGAATGCCTTCTTCTCACCATTCAGAacgtcatgtcatgtgaccagggtgatgtcatctaaggtcttttacccacaaacatttgcaaaatgtaccccatgtatgtatctgatcacatgaaatcacaacatgcctccatggactactcctccccatcccatAGAGGCTGTTTtgttttcatgtaatcagataaatGGGATGGATTtttcaaatgttagtgggtaaatgacatcaccctggtcacatgacataaagtgctgaATGGTAAGAAGAAGGCATTCACTAAGCCGAGCAGGACTCGACCCTTCAGATCTGGTGAAGAGGGCATTAGGAGGAGCTACCggactgtatgccaggtaagataatgaAGTTAACAACTTTTATGGGaatgtgagggaaactatttttagctaaaaagaagagtggcatttagttaatagggaccTATGTTAGTGCcacccaaaaagtaaaaaaaaaagacaaagactCTTCGAGATGGCTCCAATCCAATTAAGTTTAATACTGTGAGTCAGACACTGACACTTTCCATAGGAGAGAGACAATGAGAATAAAACAGCACCAACATAACGGTAGCACCAATACGTATAACTCCGCCCTCAGTGCGACACAATGAACATCACCACGACCATGCAGTATAGTGTCGTATATCTCAAAATGTAGTATCTGTATAAGAACTAGGTCAAAATTCACTTTTCATCTATTAAAGTGAACTTCTGGGCAAAGCTGATCCACCATCTTATGCCTTGAATAGGACCTGAGGGGTGGAACATGACACAGGAAGTCATATAGCACCAAACAGGAAGTCTGTGTCATGCCCCACCCCCTTCTTAGTGGCATAACACAGTACATCAGAGCGCCCTTTAATTATTTCTGTCTATCAATACAagtatttttcattaaaaaaaaaaacatttacagtaaCAGGTTTTACAAGAACATTTAActtaaaaataacaaagaaaaatCTACAGTAGATGGAACTCACTGGGGTCGCCCTCTTTTGTAAAAACTTCTTCATACGTCTGCCCGTGTGTGACAATATGGCCTCCAAAATTGTATATTCTGTACAATGTGTAAGAAGACAATCAATGgggtgacatttaaaaaaaaaaaaaaattattgcactttaaaaattttttataggtttttacattttatattgtgTGGTACAGCTGATGTAATTTTGCTAATACCACGTGTATATAGTGACGATTTATTACTTTAAGAATAGAAAACTCTGACATCTCGTTACATTTTCATCTGTGGGGAAGTTTTTGTTGCAGGGTTTAGCTGTAATTTTTATTGACGGCATGTAATACTTTTTGAACACTTTTCTTAACTTAAATAAAAACCCTCATTATGGGTGTATAAaggatatttttaaaatattgacTGGAATACTTGAATCGGTTGCATATTTAGTGCAGGCTTGAACTGGATCGCTCATACTTTTAGAATGGCAGTCTATAGAAACACATATACTATACCATATGTAACgcgcaggcagcgtgttatagagcaggaggagctgagcagattgtacatagtgtcctatctgcaggcagcgcgttatagagcaggaggagctgagcagattgtacatagtgtcctatctgcaggcagcatgttatacagcaggaggagctgagcagattatacatagtgtcctatctgcagacagcatgttatagagcaggaggagctgagcagactgtacatagtgtcctatttgcaggcagcatgttatagagcaggaggagctatttTATCTTTTTCAAGCTTTAATTAGGGATCGGCAGCCTCGTGAATGGGTCTGGTTTTGTTACTATGCTACTGAAACTTTATATTCGTACCTTGAATTGTAAGTGAATTTCCCAATACGTTTTGGCGGTTTCTATCAACCTGGTACTTATGGATCTGCAGACTCTCGTCATCTTGACAAGTTCTTTGCTGGGGTTTCCTGCCAGGATAAAGTATGTCCCAAAACTCTTTCTCCAATGCAGTTGAGTTTTTGTGGTCTACCGTCACGATCCTAATCATGTGCCGACATACAATGGAGGTGGATAAGCTGCCTCCTCTTTGGGACTATGGCTGTCCTCAGACTTTTCCTCACGGAAAAGTCACTGCCTAATAAACATACCAAGTCCTAACATAGTGAGGATAAGGTTCAATCGAAAGTCTACTTCACGGTCCGGAGCTTTCGTCTTCTTTGTATAATGGAAAGATGCTTCTCTTCATCTTTGATTATCGAGGACTGAGTAAAATACATCATAAAAATTGTAATTTCTAAAATTTTTCGGGCTCTTATCTCCAACTCTGACCAAGAAAAAGGTAGATGCATAGAACCGGACTCCGGTGGAAGAGACTGCGTTCTTCACAACTAAGAGTTCCTTCACATCACCTTATCTTCTACAAGATCCCGATGTCACCATTTTCATTTTGAGGCATGATCCTTGGGAGCCAAAGCCTTGTTGACCCAAAACAAATGGGAGACTCATTACTTGTAGCTTCTTATCGAAAACCGAAAATCGGTGAGCCATCAAACGCACTCTAGAAGATTGGAGAGATCTTGTGCAACTGATGATCATCTTCACAGATCTCAAAAGCCTTACTGATTTGTGTTCACCAGTCTCAAAGTCTTAACCAGATTTGCCCTTATCTTTTTCTTCCTTATACCCTGAGGGACTAATCTTATCTTGACTCAGAAGTGGCTGGCCATCTCCGGATGCATTGGACCCACAAACTTGTATTGTCCATACTGTTTGACCAGAGCAAGGCTTCGAAAAGTACATCAATACCACCAGTGGTTACACACAGAAATGGATGTGATCGACCTTGTACAACCACTTCCCATCTGGCTCTCATCTTATTCGGTCCTTATTACATGTTCTCTTTCTGCCTGGCCTAATCCTCCATATAGTCCCTGACCAAGGAGTCCTCAGCCAAAGATCTCTGAAGATCTGTTTCTGCCCAAGTGGCTTATTGGGTGAACCTTCACTCCGAGAAAATTACGATAACCACTCTGGAGAGTCAACTGGTTCTGCTCCCATCTTCATCATTCACAGTGAACATCCCAGTAAACCACATCCAGTTCATCTGCAGCCACAGAAATACCAGTGGCTTACACCTCCTATGGGGACTTTCTTTTTATGACCAGGTCTTCTATTATTGAGGCTATGGCCTCCTGGAAATATACAAGTCTACCAAGTTCAGATTTCCTCTTCTATTTGCTCTGGGAGACTTTCTTCGTCTGAGGGTATCACATGATAGCTACAATCAGATTCTGTTACTACTTCCATTGGGCCAGAGAACAATAATTAAATCAAAAGACATCCTCAAGTGCAAGAGAGTTGGGAGGGGAAACTTACTTTGTTGACTGGAAAGTTTATGGTATGAAAGTAAGTTTTGGGTTGACAGCAGAACGGTATTAAAGCTCCAGCTTTGTTCTGGATTGGTGGAAGGTAGAGTGGTAGGGTGGGTGGGAGGTAGAGCTTCTTCTCTTCTGGCCTGTGGAACAAATGCACTAGCTATTATTGCTTCTTCAAGAGCCACTTGGTGAAGGTGCACACCCAGTATTGGGTCGATAGCTAATCCGGTCTGACTCCTGGTTATACTAGGGGGTCACAAGAAGGTTGGTAGTGTGCCAAATACTTCACATATTCCTGTAAACGAGTTAAAGGGTGAAAACTGAAGTGGTCACTTGTCAAACACCCTTGGGAGTAGAACTTTGGGTCCACGACTCGATTGTCGGTTACTGAAGTGGTCTCATTAGGGACCGACAAGTCCTTCATGTGTCACAatcaacaaaaatacaaataaataataagtTATAGTGATCTTTGCCCCCCAAAACGTCACataaatctgatcagctcctcctgctctataacaagctgcaggTTAAACTGTATTTTCATGGTAAAATGTTTGCTTACAGCCCTGCTGCAGCACAGGTGCCTTGGCAAAGGGTCTCTCTGTACCTGGGCCTGCAACTATGAAATTGGGGAAACCTCTACATCTTACGGAAAAGCCGTTTCACCACCAACATAGACAAGGATTCTTTAAGGTAAAAGCAGTGACGCCATACAactgtgatgtctgatacacggAGCAAGCTCCTGTGAGGCCTGGTTGAAAATTATAACATTGCACATTAAAGGCACTAGATTTCTGGAGAAGAACCGACGCTTCACCTCACTATGAAGTAATTGGCATCTAGATTGGATTTTGTGAACTTCTCTCTCCATATACTATAGATCTATCATATAATGACCTATTCTCATGGACCTCATGAACGTCATCCTTCTACATCTAGGTGgcactattttttttatagaacatttTGGTGGGGAACCTAGATGTTGGGGGTCATATAGGGGTTTATAGAAGACAATTATTCTGCTCTTTACTGGTTCATCTTCATCTCGTGTCTTGGGTTCACCAATCGTCAGAATCATCCGTGGTTCCAGAAGACTCCGGGTCTCCTTGTGGCCTCTTCTTAGTGTGGATTCTGTAGTGTGTATCCAGAGTAAATTTCCTATTAAACGTCTTCCCGCACTTGTCACATGTGaagggtttctctcctgtgtgtatcctCAAGTGTCTCACCAGGTGGGTCCTCCTTCCGAAGGCTTTCGGGCACTCGGTGCACTTGTGTGGCTTATCCCCGGTGTGAGTTTGTTGATGCCTTTTTAGGCTCGATGAATGAGTGAAACTCCGAGTACACAGGGAGCACAAGTAGGGTTTAACCCCCGTGTGACATCGCTGATGAGCTGAAAGGTGGGATTGACTCACAAATGTCTTCTCACACTCAGAGCACTGGAAGGGCCTCTCCCCGGTGTGGACTCTCTGATGGATATCCAGTTCTACCTGATCACGGAAAGTTTTATAACATTCCCGACATTTGTAGAAATTCTGTCCGGAATGGTTGTTTTTGTGTCGATTGAAGTGGCCGATGTGCTTGAAGGACTTCCCGCACAAGGAGCAGACGTAACGGATCTCTCCGTTTTCATCCTCGACAAATTCAGGATTATTGGTGACGTCACCTGAAACCTCATCAATGCTGTCATTCCCCACCTCCGAATAATCGGTGACATCCACCTGTGGCGCACAGCGCTCTGACCTCTTACTGTCCACATTCTGGATCTTTTCATCCATCTGCAGATCATTCTCCAACTCCATGGTAATAGATGGTGAGGCACAGGGCAAGGTCAATAAAGGGTCCAAACTGAAGCCCCTTCTGGGGTCTAGCTTCTAGGATGGTTAACGTCTCTTGGGGGTTTGAAT is drawn from Engystomops pustulosus chromosome 9, aEngPut4.maternal, whole genome shotgun sequence and contains these coding sequences:
- the LOC140077056 gene encoding uncharacterized protein, whose amino-acid sequence is MELENDLQMDEKIQNVDSKRSERCAPQVDVTDYSEVGNDSIDEVSGDVTNNPEFVEDENGEIRYVCSLCGKSFKHIGHFNRHKNNHSGQNFYKCRECYKTFRDQVELDIHQRVHTGERPFQCSECEKTFVSQSHLSAHQRCHTGVKPYLCSLCTRSFTHSSSLKRHQQTHTGDKPHKCTECPKAFGRRTHLVRHLRIHTGEKPFTCDKCGKTFNRKFTLDTHYRIHTKKRPQGDPESSGTTDDSDDW